Proteins from one Argopecten irradians isolate NY chromosome 15, Ai_NY, whole genome shotgun sequence genomic window:
- the LOC138308987 gene encoding low affinity immunoglobulin epsilon Fc receptor-like — protein sequence MKPYILLIVIVFLLRSYGASSSEDGDGTSLTSEIVGLLNGTYHSLDQKICELQKRVDAMNGSSGNQCGCNTTEIQEFKRLISNEVRDLSKVLSGVENDIRILKKGQAELYEFFDRNGSDANTTPDPTNAPLECDSGWISSPEKCYYVSSSSEKTEWAIARDRCIAINARLAEIKTDEEASFIMNSLPDYVGSNDLFYTGRMRNDNNDWVFLSNNEVVDTFVRTWESGEPDGGAQGCGCTQKADDFNMHDCFCTEFNLFYICEIMR from the exons ATATACTGTTGATAGTTATTGTCTTTCTCCTAAGGTCTTATGGTGCGTCCTCCTCAGAGGATGGGGATGGAACCTCCTTGACAAGTGAAATTGTAGGTCTTTTAAATGGAACCTACCACAGCCTGGACCAGAAGATATGTGAGTTACAAAAAAGAGTCGACGCCATGAATGGGAGTAGTGGAAACCAGTGTGGATGTAATACAACGGAAATTCAGGAGTTCAAGCGTTTAATATCTAACGAAGTGCGCGATTTATCAAAAGTCCTGTCTGGAGTTGAAAACGATATTCGCATTTTGAAGAAAGGGCAAGCGGAGCTGTATGAATTTTTCGACAGAAATGGCAGTGATG ccAATACAACACCCGATCCGACAAATGCGCCACTGGAATGTGACAGCGGCTGGATTTCCTCTCCTGAGAAGTGTTACTATGTTTCGTCATCCTCAGAGAAAACAGAGTGGGCTATAGCAAGG GATCGATGCATCGCCATTAATGCAAGGCTTGCTGAAATCAAGACGGATGAGGAAGCTAGCTTCATCATGAACTCTCTCCCAGATTATGTTg gGTCTAATGACTTATTTTATACTGGACGGATGAGGAATGACAACAATGACTGGGTGTTTCTCAGTAATAATGAGGTGGTGGATACGTTTGTGAGAACATGGGAGAGCGGAGAGCCGGACGGGGGCGCTCAGGGATGTGGATGTACCCAGAAAGCAGACGATTTCAATATGCACGATTGCTTCTGCACAGAGTTTAACCTTTTCTACATCTGCGAAATCATGCGTTAG